A single window of Aquarana catesbeiana isolate 2022-GZ linkage group LG10, ASM4218655v1, whole genome shotgun sequence DNA harbors:
- the LOC141110465 gene encoding hepcidin-1-like, producing MKTTILCLILILSTASHRGHTTSINQQDEVIHAEHNLLQEETSVQETLLRSKRHSHLSICSFCCNCCKYKGCGWCCLT from the exons ATGAAGACCACCATACTgtgcctcatcctcatcctctccaCCGCCTCCCACCGAGGACACACCACCTCCATCAACCAG CAGGATGAAGTGATACACGCTGAGCACAATCTACTCCAGGAGGAGACCAGCGTACAG GAAACTCTGCTCAGATCCAAGCGCCATTCCCACCTCTCTATCTGCAGTTTTTGCTGCAACTGCTGCAAGTACAAGGGCTGCGGCTGGTGCTGTCTGACCTGA